A window of the Corythoichthys intestinalis isolate RoL2023-P3 chromosome 6, ASM3026506v1, whole genome shotgun sequence genome harbors these coding sequences:
- the LOC130917304 gene encoding E3 SUMO-protein ligase ZBED1-like — protein sequence MSEESNATKNGFEHHGEELLPRRRSSSVIWAHFGFRASDTQQEVVICKECGRVVPAPQGNTTNLFNHLRTHHKNKHEECIRARATLASQNPYQPTQPKIPATQSLHRESQYSSTAQRHAEITDAIAYYLAKDMCPIDTVSNEGFIKMIKTLDNKYTIPPRNFFSKMALPTLYQKCRGKIEKDILNVDFFAVTTDIWSSRAMEPYLSTSIHFIDGDFEMKSWCLQTSFFPQDNTGEAVAQGLREIITSWSLQEERLVCFTTSSQSNVAKAAALNEWPRLECFGYRVHLAIENAMNDPEIEHAVGVCKKIVSRFSYSYRLKKELAWAQKELKLPEHGLKVECPTRWGSKQAMIERVLEQQKAILKVLSSDQKSRHLVPTWQDIEILDAINKALQPLIEFTEALFSEKYVGLSYVKPVLHLFCSFILKVSHDVPDLTNTMKTKILTYLEEKYEDPGTQELLDMASALDPRFKLTYVTEDRTKAIQSRLLSEMVTSTSMENDPCGETTDTEDAPSMSKKRKSVGSFFKITGEAAQKSSPQQEQQQALAELQSYQQCANLDSEEDPLDWWKEHKRIYPRLSKLAKKYLCIPATNSPSESVINTGGNVVTCVRSSLKPETVDRMVFLAKNL from the exons ATGTCGGAAGAAAGTAACGCAACAAAAAATGGATTTGAGCACCATGGTGAGGAGCTGTTGCCTCGCAGGCGATCATCGTCCGTTATTTGGGCCCATTTTGGATTCAGAGCAAGCGACACTCAACAAGAAGTCGTCATTTGTAAAGAGTGCGGCAGGGTCGTGCCGGCCCCGCAGGGTAACACAACTAATCTTTTCAATCACTTGAGAACACATCACAAAAACAAACACGAGGAATGTATCAGGGCCAGAGCGACCCTCGCTTCACAAAATCCCTATCAGCCGACTCAGCCGAAAATACCAGCGACTCAGTCTCTGCACCGGGAATCACAGTATTCATCGACCGCCCAAAGACACGCCGAAATAACAGACGCAATCGCGTATTATTTGGCCAAAGACATGTGCCCGATCGATACAGTGAGCAACGAGGGCTTCATAAAAATGATCAAAACACTGGACAATAAATACACGATCCCCCCGCGCAattttttctccaaaatggcATTACCGACACTTTATCAAAAATGTCGGGGCAAAATAGAGAAAGACATTTTAAATGTCGATTTTTTTGCTGTAACAACGGACATATGGTCGAGCAGAGCCATGGAGCCGTATCTGTCTACGTCCATTCATTTTATTGACGGGGATTTTGAAATGAAAAGCTGGTGTTTGCAGACGTCCTTTTTCCCACAAGACAACACGGGGGAAGCTGTAGCCCAGGGACTCCGAGAGATAATCACTTCTTGGAGCCTGCAAGAAGAGAGACTGGTCTGCTTCACAACAAGCAGTCAATCTAATGTCGCCAAAGCAGCTGCTCTAAATGAATGGCCGAGACTGGAGTGCTTTGGTTACAGGGTCCATCTAGCAATTG AAAATGCAATGAACGATCCAGAGATTGAGCACGCCGTTGGGGTCTGCAAAAAAATTGTCAGCAGGTTCTCCTACAGCTACAGGCTTAAAAAGGAGCTAGCATGGGCTCAAAAGGAATTAAAGCTTCCAGAGCATGGGCTGAAGGTAGAATGCCCCACAAGGTGGGGGTCAAAGCAAGCAATGATTGAAAGAGTTCTGGAGCAACAGAAGGCCATTTTGAAAGTCTTATCCTCTGACCAAAAATCAAGACACCTCGTCCCTACCTGGCAGGACATTGAGATCCTAGATGCCATCAACAAAGCCCTCCAACCTCTGATTGAATTTACGGAGGCACTATTCAGTGAGAAGTATGTTGGTCTGTCTTATGTAAAACCAGTCCTCCACCTCTTCTGCTCTTTCATCCTCAAAGTCAGTCATGATGTTCCTGATTTGACCAACACCATGAAAACCAAAATCCTCACttacttggaagaaaaatatgaGGATCCCGGGACACAAGAACTGCTGGACATGGCCTCGGCTCTTGATCCACGCTTCAAACTGACATATGTCACTGAGGACCGTACTAAAGCTATCCAGAGCAGACTCCTATCTGAGATGGTTACATCTACAAGCATG GAGAATGATCCATGTGGTGAGACTACAGACACAGAGGATGCACCCAGTATGTCGAAAAAAAGGAAGTCCGTGGGAAGCTTCTTCAAGATCACCGGAGAAGCTGCACAGAAATCTTCTCCTCAACAGGAACAACAACAGGCGCTAGCCGAGCTTCAATCTTACCAACAGTGTGCCAATCTCGACAGTGAAGAAGACCCCCTGGACTGGTGGAAGGAGCATAAGAGAATCTACCCACGACTTTCAAAGTTAGCAAAAAAATACTTGTGCATTCCTGCAACTAATTCCCCATCAGAGAGTGTCATCAACACTGGGGGAAATGTAGTGACCTGCGTGCGCTCATCTCTCAAGCCAGAAACTGTTGACAGGATGGTTTTTCTTGCTAAAAACCTGTAG